AGGGTGAAACCACTGTGGCGATTGGCCACGATATGCGTGAGACGTCTCCTGAGTTGTCCCGAGCATTTGCTCAAGGTGTCACTTCCCAGGGGTTGAATGTCATCCATTTGGGTCTCACGTCTACTGATGAGCTGTACTTTGCGTCTGGAACGTTGAAGTGCGCGGGTGCGATGTTTACTGCGTCGCACAATCCAGCTGAGTACAACGGCATCAAGTTGTGCCGTGCGGGTGCTCGTCCCGTTGGTCAGGATTCGGGGCTGGCTACCATCATCGATGATCTGGTGGACGGCATCCCTGCTTTTGATGGGGAAGAAGGCACTGTCACTGAGCAGGATTTGCTCGGCGCGTATGCGCAGTACCTCAATGAGCTTGTTGATCTTAAAGGAATCCGTCCTCTCAAGGTGGCTGTCGACGCCGCCAACGGCATGGGCGGATTCACCGTTCCAGAGGTCTTCAAGGGTCTGCCACTTGATGTTGCACCGCTGTACTTTGAGCTGGACGGCACGTTCCCCAACCACGAGGCCAATCCTTTGGAGCCATCCAACTTGGTGGATCTGCAAAAGTTCACGGTAGAAACCGGATCTGACATTGGTCTGGCGTTCGATGGCGATGCCGATCGCTGCTTCGTTGTCGATGAACTCGGCCAGCCGGTCAGCCCATCGGCGATTTGTGCGATCGTCGCGGAGCGTTACCTAGAGAAGCTTCCCGGTTCCACGATCATCCACAATTTGATTACCTCGAAGGCTGTGCCTGAGGTGATCGCTGAAAACGGTGGCACGGCGGTGCGTACTCGCGTGGGTCACTCCTTTATTAAGGCAAAGATGGCGGAGACTGGTGCGGCGTTTGGTGGCGAGCATTCAGCGCACTATTACTTCACTGAGTTCTTCAATGCCGATTCCGGAATCTTAGCTGCGATGCACGTTCTCGCAGCACTGGGATCTCAGGGCAAGCCGCTGAGTGAGATGATGGCTCAGTACAATCGATACGTCGCATCAGGCGAACTCAACTCACGTTTGGCAAATGCGGAAGCTCAGCAGGAGCGCACGCAGGCGGTGCTGGATGCGTTTGCGGATCGTATCCAGTCTGTCGATCACTTGGATGGCGTCACCGTGGAGCTTGAGGGCACCGATGCGTGGTTCAATGTCCGCGCATCCAACACAGAGCCACTGCTTCGCCTCAATGTTGAGGCTGCAACGAAGGAAGAAGTCGACGCGTTAGTTGAAGAGATCCTGGGAATCATTCGCGCGTAGGATCAATTTTCGGCAGCCACGGCGGGTTTTCCATATCCTTGGAGTCAAGCTTTAAGGAAAGGACACATCCGACGTGGCTGATGAGGATAACACCTTTTACGACGGGTCTGCCTATGATCCAGAAACCGTCAAATTTTTCGACGTCGCCCAGGAAGGCGCGCAGGTTCGGCTCATCGGCAACCTGGTTGCGCAGGGCGCGTTTCGGGCGTTTGAGGGGTTGCGTCCCCGGAGTGTTGTGGTGCTCTCCCAAGGTGTGATTAATCACAACGCTGCGCGTCTTGTTGAGACGCTGCATTCGCCGATGCGCCAACCGCTCGTCATCACGTCCACGTTGCCGCAATACATTGGTGCGCTCGATGTGCTGGTGGTTATCACCGATAACGGCGCCGACGACGCCGCCCTCAAGGCACTCATCACGGCGGCGCAGCGAGGCGTGGCAACGATGTTGGTGGGCCCGGGTTCAGGACCGCTTATCGACGAGTCCCCACACGACACCTTCGTCCTACCTATCTTGCCGACCGCGACGGGCTTGTCGCCGGCCCGCATTGTGGCGTCGATAAGCACGCTTTTAGATCTTTTTGAAGTGGACCAACAGATTATCGCAGATCGTTTGGACCACGTGGCCGACCGTATCGATGAGGAAGCCGAAACGCTGTCGCCGGAGCGCGATGAGCTGGTCAATCCTGGTCGCAAACTACGTGCCTTCGCCGAAAATGCTCGCATCGTTCACACTGGGCGCAGCGATGTGGGGCTTGCGATCGCACATGTCATCGCGTCGCTGTGGACCCGCCGAGGACTGGTATCCACATCGCTCGACTACGCCGAATTATACGAATCGCTGCCGGAACTTCGTGGACCCGAACCGGCTGTCGACAGCATTTTCCACGACCCATTCCTAGATGACACCCCAATGGTGGTACCGTTTAAGGCTGTTGTCTGGGCCGAAGAGGACCCCGGAATCCCCGATGCCATGGCGCAAAGCTGCGACGGACCAAGCAAAGGGGCGCTGACACAAGCACTGCGATTGCTAGTGCGCGGCCAGTCAGCCACGATCTATTCCATAAAAGAAAAGGACTTGTAAATGGAGCTATTGGAAGGCACACTGCGCGCCTACCCGTGGGGCTCACGAACGCTCATCGCAGACCTCAAAGGTGAACCCCCAGCCTCACGTCCTGAAGCCGAAATCTGGTTTGGCGCGCACCCCGGCTCGCCATCCACTGTCAACGGGCTCCCACTCACCGACGTCATCGCCGCCAACCCACGGGCAGCACTCGGTGACCGTGTTGCTGACACCTTTGACAACGAGCTTCCCTTCCTTTTGAAGATCCTCGCCGCCGGCGCACCCCTATCCCTGCAAGCCCATCCCTCCTTGGAACAAGCCAAAGAAGGATTCGCACGCGAGAACGCCGCAGGCATCAACATTGATGCAACGAATCGCAACTATCGCGACGCCAACCACAAACCAGAACTCATCGTTGCACTCAGCGAATTCATCGCCATGGCTGGCTTCCGTCCGCTGGCCCGCACACTAGAGATCTTCGACGTGCTCGAATGCGAACCACTTGATCACTACCGCAGCATGCTCACCGTCGATCACGAAGAAGAATCCCTTCGAGCCCTCTTCACCACCTGGATCACCATCCCCGTGGCCAAGCGCCATGAACTCATCGACGCGCTTATTGGTGCCATCCACACCTACCTTGAGTCAAACGATCCGAACCCCGAGATCACCTTCGTTCTTACTCACATCCTGGAACTCAACG
The window above is part of the Corynebacterium deserti GIMN1.010 genome. Proteins encoded here:
- a CDS encoding phosphomannomutase/phosphoglucomutase; the protein is MRTRESVTAVIKAYDVRGVVGVDIDAEFISETGAAFARLMRSEGETTVAIGHDMRETSPELSRAFAQGVTSQGLNVIHLGLTSTDELYFASGTLKCAGAMFTASHNPAEYNGIKLCRAGARPVGQDSGLATIIDDLVDGIPAFDGEEGTVTEQDLLGAYAQYLNELVDLKGIRPLKVAVDAANGMGGFTVPEVFKGLPLDVAPLYFELDGTFPNHEANPLEPSNLVDLQKFTVETGSDIGLAFDGDADRCFVVDELGQPVSPSAICAIVAERYLEKLPGSTIIHNLITSKAVPEVIAENGGTAVRTRVGHSFIKAKMAETGAAFGGEHSAHYYFTEFFNADSGILAAMHVLAALGSQGKPLSEMMAQYNRYVASGELNSRLANAEAQQERTQAVLDAFADRIQSVDHLDGVTVELEGTDAWFNVRASNTEPLLRLNVEAATKEEVDALVEEILGIIRA
- the manA gene encoding mannose-6-phosphate isomerase, class I, whose protein sequence is MELLEGTLRAYPWGSRTLIADLKGEPPASRPEAEIWFGAHPGSPSTVNGLPLTDVIAANPRAALGDRVADTFDNELPFLLKILAAGAPLSLQAHPSLEQAKEGFARENAAGINIDATNRNYRDANHKPELIVALSEFIAMAGFRPLARTLEIFDVLECEPLDHYRSMLTVDHEEESLRALFTTWITIPVAKRHELIDALIGAIHTYLESNDPNPEITFVLTHILELNEQYPGDVGILGALLLNFYKLEPGEGLYLDAANLHAYISGLGVEIMANSDNVLRGGLTSKYVDVPELVRVLDFTPLPNARVDASVDSTPDASVTHYPVPIDEFTLDRINVTGTPTVAHDGPMIVLCTSGTAQLTCGEKTLDISAGHAVWVASEDPDVTVSGDGAEVFVARV